From a single Apium graveolens cultivar Ventura chromosome 2, ASM990537v1, whole genome shotgun sequence genomic region:
- the LOC141707662 gene encoding high mobility group B protein 10-like — translation MSTSHEPSSAGNAVTSISPPSSYPLPEAHFTDIVQNRDLFLQKLENFHKSIGSKIKIPTIGGRPLDLHRFFVEVTNRGGMDKVINDRKWKEVFSVFNCPSTITGASFVLKNHYQSLLYHFEQVYYFRKNAPSVLDTDSASTIVNGSSARNHLEDSASMHPLPSVSSIVEPGSILTGTVDAKFEFGYAVTIEMGSEQWKGVLYHNRESVLPNNSEQNHTVISGSQTTYGDPLRFEENGSEYVRFYDETWNKLQRYYGYELDALNKKIWLIWSRLSDAEKQVYRSMG, via the exons ATGTCGACGTCTCATGAGCCTAGCTCCGCCGGAAATGCTGTTACCTCGATTTCTCCGCCCTCTTCTTACCCTTTACCAGAAGCCCACTTCACTGATATTGTTCAAAACCGTGATCTTTTTCTCCAAAAGCTCGAAAATTTTCATAAATCTATCGGTTCTAAAATCAA AATCCCTACCATTGGAGGAAGACCACTAGATTTGCACCGCTTCTTTGTGGAGGTTACTAATCGAGGTGGCATGGACAAG GTTATAAATGATCGCAAATGGAAAGAAGTCTTCTCTGTCTTCAACTGCCCCTCTACGATAACAGGCGCATCATTTGTGCTCAAAAACCACTACCAGTCATTACTTTATCATTTTGAGCAGGTTTACTACTTCCGTAAAAATGCACCTTCGGTCCTAGATACTG ATTCGGCAAGCACAATCGTCAATGGCTCTTCAGCTCGTAATCACTTGGAGGACAGTGCTAGTATGCATCCTCTCCCTTCAG TTAGTTCCATTGTGGAACCTGGAAGCATATTGACTGGAACGGTCGATGCAAAATTTGAGTTTGGATATGCTGTTACAATAGAAATGGGTTCCGAGCAGTGGAAGGGTGTGTTATATCACAACCGTGAATCGGTATTGCCTAATAATTCTGAGCAAAATCACACAGTTATTTCTGGAAGCCAGACTACTTATGGGGATCCCCTTAGGTTCGAAGAAAATGGTAGTGAATATGTGCGCTTTTATGATGAGACTTGGAACAAGCTACAACGCTATTACGGCTATGAACTGGACGCCCTGAACAAGAAAATTTGGCTTATATGGAGCAGACTCTCAGACGCTGAAAAACAG GTCTATCGTAGCATGGGTTGA